In the genome of Arachis hypogaea cultivar Tifrunner chromosome 9, arahy.Tifrunner.gnm2.J5K5, whole genome shotgun sequence, the window TTCAAAGCTAGATGTAACTTTCTCAAAGTTGGTCTAATTTCAACTTAAAGCAACTACCAAATCAAACTGATCTCTTATCTCATTAGTCTATAATGAGATAATGCCATAAGAGTCTTTTAATAAAGATCTGGCTAACCAAGACATATTGGGGAAGATCACGGAGGATTTCTAGCAGAAACTGCTATAAGTGAGCATGCATGCATGCAAGGCAGATTTATCTGAACTACTCAGGCTTTTTAAGAGAGTAATTataagagaagataaaaaaagAATGGAGGGGAACAATCTACCTCTAATTATATTGTCCATTGTTTTGTTTCCCAAACCCTCCATACGACCTTCTTTATTTTTTCCAGTATTTGTGTTATGAATAATCACCAGTGGCGGCCACATGATCAGATCATCCTGATTTGCTGCTGCTTCATCAGCAGAAAGAAACTGATATGCTTTTGAGTTATCAGGAGGCTTTGAGTAGTTCCAACCCATTAAGACACACAGAGCTTTGTGTAACCCCAAATGATCAACACGCAAATCAGCAGTATCTGAGTTGTAAGTGTGCATAATGAGAGCATGAGTATCTGGAAAATCTTTAGCTGACCTGAAAGTTGGCATATCAAGGGCATTGAAGAATATATTTCAGGTTTCATACCATAACCTGTAACTTACAAAAGGAAAACTAATACAGAACCATTGAACACCTAAAATTTACAGCTAACAAAGATCTAGTTGTGCTAAGGCAAACAGAGAATCTACGTCCTAAGTTACATTAGGGCATCATGGAACCAAAACAATTGTGTTGAAATCTCCGCAATTCGGTATCATAACATGGTCAAGTAATGAACTATTATAGGTACCTAAGTTTCGTTTGTCAAGGATATATAGCCCAAAATACAGATGACCTTAAAATTGAAAACATTTTATGGCATCCATTGTCCTTCCCAAATCATGAGTTGCAAAGGCATAGTATGTATACaaaaataataagtattttattgTAGATGATTATACAGATATTCATACTCTAATGAAGCTCTCACTTTAAGGATATCGAATGAGGTTTCTAATCTGTAACAAATTATCCACAATTCAGAGGTATTCACAAAACACAACAATAGAGAAGTAATGTGCTTAAGCCCATTAACAGGAAGGAGGTAAGCTTCACACGGAACAGAAAGTCTAAAAGGGACTTCAAATATGCAGATCAATTATCGgttttgaaacaaataaaaggtgAGCAACTCCATAACTCTCATCTGAGATATCCgtgatcccttttttttttttccgcgcgcgcgcgccggggggggggggggtagaGCAGACATAGTCACAAGAGCTGGTAACCAACACAACAGTTCTCATATCATAACGACACCCAACTACATTGAACAAGGAAGGCTACACTACTTCTATAGGTTAGAAATTGATGGCAGGGTCAGCAAATTCATAAATCAAGGAAAAAGTACAACattagaagaaaaaagaaaaggtgaACATAGCAGCATTGCTATATTAGAAGCCATAAAGGGCTGCAACCATTGCTAAGAGGCATTGAATAAGAGATCCAATGCAAAACAACTCCTCAAAAAGTTTTGCAAGGCCAGGttagaaaacataaaaactctAGCCATGGCAGAACACAAAAGAGCTCCAATGAATGACGACTCTAGCAAAAGATAGCCAGTCACCAAAAGcattaaattacataaaaatcatcAGTGTGGCATATAAACTACAGACAGACAGCAACCATAACATTAATAGTATATCTCTTGAAAGAATCGAGTTCTTCGATCCATTAATCCTACAGAATCATCAACTAACTACATATGAACTAAGTAAGGTTTGCAAACACTGCTTGCCTGACAAAACCCAATATTTTTAATGCAGAGGCTATAGCAACAGCAGAAAAATATAAGCTCTAGTTCAACATGGATGCTACTGCTTACTTATGGAAATAACTCCCTATAAAGATTAAACAAAACTGAAATGCTGTTAACCTGAAGAAAGGCAATTAAATCCCACTACATAGCTAAGCGGACTAAGCTGAAAAACGTTACAGAGCAAGCAAAGCTGCTTTTTCTACAACTAAAGGTGATTCATTTCTTAAGAAGTTAGAACTTAGAACTAATGACATCCCAAAAAATCAATACTTCCTTTGTTTTCTCCTATGCCTAAGCTAAAAGGGTAGTCAAAGTTGGCTTAAGACATAGAGGTGAGGCATCAGAAGGGGTCAGAATCTCTTGCTAGCTTAAAGGCATGCCTTTCTACTTCAGGCAAGGCATACCACTGGAGCCTTGGTAATATAATCTACCAAAACAACCCATATGCTGATCAATTTTCTAACTTGCTAAGCAtgctaaaaaaattattgaaaaaaaaaagacataaaagAAAAAGACCTTTAACATACTTTTTGCATCCTAGCATCAGTCTTTGGCCTTGATGCTATCTTAATTTGCTTTTAATGCTATAAACAAATTGCAAGCATAAAAGTATATAAGTAACAAGCAAAATCTCAGCTAAATCATTTCTACGAAACCTGCCACAAGCAATGCACTGAATTCGCCCTTGCTTTCCATCTTCCAAGTAAGACTTCTTCTGGCTGGGGTTCTCGTTAATCAATCTAACGAAATGAAGAAACGCCTTCTTCAAATTTTCCTGACCAACCTGCTGGTGGTGCTTCACACCcaaaccaccaccaccagcaacaACCCCATCAACCCTTATCTGCTTATTAGGCCTCAATTCACTGGGACCAGCAGCAGAAAACCCATTATTGAGATTCGCGTTCCGCAAGAGCTGCTCCCTTTGCCTGGCGAGCTCGTCCCGTCCGCCGCCACCATCCTCGTCACCAAACTTCCTCTTCCCGGAAGCTTCTGGGGGCAGGTTCCGGTAATCAGGGTGCCTAGGGCGGTCGAATCGAGAGGAGGGGCTAGGGAACCGGTTATCAAATGGAGCTCCGCCGGCGGAAGGGAGGTCAATGGGGGGCCGAGCTGGAGGGAGGTGGTGGTAATCGGGTGGGAGGGCGAAGTAGGATCGGACGCTGCCGTCGGCAAGGACGATGGTACGGCGCTCCAGCATGTGGAATCCGTAGGCCGGGGGAGGGGGCGGAGGGAGGGCGGGAGGCTCCGGGAAAGGGATTAGGAGTGGGTGATCAGAGGAAGGGCGTTTGTTAGGGCTAGGATTATGATTatggttagggttagggttgctTGGTTTGGTTTTAGGGGAGGGTTTGGGATTCTTGGGATCGTTATTCGGTTGGGGATCCGCCGGAGATTTAACATTGTTGGCGTTGGATTCCCAACGGGATTTGCGGTGGGAGGAGGAGGAGGGCGGAGGCTTGGGGT includes:
- the LOC112711787 gene encoding uncharacterized protein, with the protein product MAGGNHPKPPPSSSSHRKSRWESNANNVKSPADPQPNNDPKNPKPSPKTKPSNPNPNHNHNPSPNKRPSSDHPLLIPFPEPPALPPPPPPAYGFHMLERRTIVLADGSVRSYFALPPDYHHLPPARPPIDLPSAGGAPFDNRFPSPSSRFDRPRHPDYRNLPPEASGKRKFGDEDGGGGRDELARQREQLLRNANLNNGFSAAGPSELRPNKQIRVDGVVAGGGGLGVKHHQQVGQENLKKAFLHFVRLINENPSQKKSYLEDGKQGRIQCIACGRSAKDFPDTHALIMHTYNSDTADLRVDHLGLHKALCVLMGWNYSKPPDNSKAYQFLSADEAAANQDDLIMWPPLVIIHNTNTGKNKEGRMEGLGNKTMDNIIRELGCVSGKSKSLYGRDGHLGITLVKFTGDQSGLKGATQLAEHFEKEKHGRKDWARVQPVITFGKEDENNPNLVKVDEKKGDKRRVLYGYLGTAFDLDKVDFDTRKKAVIESRREYKQSV